In Daucus carota subsp. sativus chromosome 4, DH1 v3.0, whole genome shotgun sequence, one DNA window encodes the following:
- the LOC108216562 gene encoding uncharacterized protein LOC108216562: MASAKPFATAAGTLRSRLSTSLRLRGGGAGPSRWTSPGHQEHPNGYFLNRTPLPPGQSRKWEDWELPCYVTSFLTIVILGVGLNAKPDLTIETWAHQKALERLEAQQMAPLSDESD; the protein is encoded by the coding sequence ATGGCGTCCGCGAAACCCTTCGCCACCGCCGCCGGCACTCTCCGCAGCCGGCTAAGCACAAGCCTCCGTCTTAGAGGCGGCGGCGCCGGTCCAAGCCGATGGACAAGCCCGGGTCACCAAGAACACCCCAACGGTTATTTCCTGAACCGGACTCCCTTACCTCCAGGTCAATCCAGAAAGTGGGAAGACTGGGAGTTACCTTGCTACGTCACCAGCTTCCTCACCATCGTCATCCTCGGCGTTGGGCTCAACGCCAAGCCCGATCTCACTATCGAAACTTGGGCCCACCAGAAAGCCCTAGAGCGTCTCGAGGCTCAGCAGATGGCTCCCCTTTCCGATGAATCGGACTGA
- the LOC108216300 gene encoding exopolygalacturonase, protein MKFYFSAFSNLVILLSICFTTQSSSSEIIQLPQSILTLSVTDYGAVGDGVHYDTPYIQAAVNDCHALGGGHVIFPPGRYLTATIFLKSGVVLEVQENATILGGTKQRDYPAENSRWYVVVAEDAENVGITGGGEINGQGLKFVKRFDERKNVMVSWNTSGACLGDECRPRLVGFLRSKNVRVWNVNLIQPAYWCLHLVQCENSLIHDVSIYGDFNTPNNDGIDIDDSNNTFITRCNINTGDDAICPKTYDGPLYNLTATDCWIRTKSSAIKLGSASWFDFKGLVFDNITIVESHRGLGLQIRDGGNVSDITFSNINITTRYYDPSWWGRAEPIYVTTCPRNEDSKSGSISNLLFVNITATSENGVFLSGCKGGTLRNLKFENVNLTYRRWTNYMDGLVDYRPGCQGLVNHSSAGFLMEHIDGFEAVNVNMGWGEEHLGRWNTPLDFKPSTVNNISLINFHSGLFKQ, encoded by the exons atgaaattttatttttccgcattttcaaatttagttatattattatcCATATGTTTCACAACTCAATCTTCCAGCTCAGAAATAATTCAACTACCCCAGTCAATTTTAACGCTTTCCGTCACTGACTACGGCGCCGTCGGCGACGGCGTTCACTACGACACTCCGTACATCCAAGCCGCCGTCAACGACTGCCACGCTCTCGGCGGCGGCCACGTCATCTTCCCGCCGGGAAGGTACCTAACGGCTACAATATTCCTGAAATCCGGCGTGGTATTGGAAGTGCAAGAGAATGCGACGATCCTGGGAGGAACGAAGCAGAGGGATTATCCGGCGGAGAATAGCCGGTGGTACGTGGTGGTGGCGGAGGATGCGGAGAATGTGGGGATCACCGGCGGCGGGGAGATTAATGGACAGGGGTTGAAGTTTGTTAAGAGATTTGATGAGAGGAAAAATGTTATGGTGAGCTGGAATACAAGTGGGGCCTGTTTGGGTGATGAGTGTAGGCCCAGGCTCGTGGGATTTTTACGCAGTAAAAATGTTCGGGTTTGGAATGTGAACTTGATTCAGCCTGCGTACTGGTG CTTGCACCTGGTACAGTGTGAAAATTCATTGATACATGATGTCTCAATATATGGAGATTTCAATACACCAAACAATGATGGAATAGATATAGATGATTCCAATAATACATTCATTACTAGATGCAACATTAACACTGGAGATGATGCTATTTGCCCAAAAACATATGATGGTCCTCTCTATAACCTTACCGCGACTGATTGTTGGATTCGAACAAAATCTTCAGCTATCAAACTTGGAAGTGCTAGCTGGTTTGACTTCAAGGGTCTGGTTTTTGATAATATCACCATAGTAGAATCTCACAGAGGACTTGGTCTACAGATTCGAGATGGAG GAAATGTAAGTGATATAACtttctcaaatataaatatcacCACAAGATACTATGACCCGTCATGGTGGGGAAGAGCAGAACCTATATATGTGACAACCTGCCCCAGAAATGAAGATTCGAAATCGGGTTCAATATCCAATCTACTATTTGTTAACATCACTGCAACTTCAGAAAACGGTGTCTTCTTATCTGGATGTAAAGGTGGAACTCTGCGCAACTTGAAATTTGAGAATGTGAATCTCACTTACAGGAGATGGACAAATTATATGGATGGTTTAGTAGACTACAGGCCAGGATGTCAAGGACTAGTTAATCATAGTTCTGCCGGTTTTCTAATGGAACATATCGACGGATTTGAAGCTGTAAATGTGAATATGGGATGGGGAGAAGAACACTTGGGGAGGTGGAACACTCCTTTGGATTTCAAGCCTTCAACTGTAAATAACATCTCTTTAATTAATTTCCACTCCGGTTTATTCAAACAGTGA
- the LOC108219218 gene encoding transcription factor bHLH48 — MEPTEEVRSGKLVEEIADESLRFGEELQTLMSVPPESGNSFTALLELPPNQAVKLLHTPEKLAGEAQQPKLYPYAPIFPSNPALIDRASKFSVFATENSPERSSIPANYVKQEPVESESHRNSSPGMSDSVVPNSDQKSSKRKEREKKAKAPSKKSKNAENDKEKLPYVHVRARRGQATDSHSLAERARREKINARMKLLQELVPGCNKISGTAMVLDEIINHVQSLQRQVEFLSMRLAAVNPRVDINLDGLFATEGGSMIESSFPGVCMPTTCMEGQVNGSINRQQYQHLWPFDLLHQPSWVREEDNTNFVTPDNSLLSYDSVANSASLQSNQLKMEM, encoded by the exons ATGGAGCCAACAGAGGAGGTCCGATCCGGTAAATTAGTCGAAGAAATCGCCGACGAGTCACTCCGATTCGGAGAAGAGCTTCAAACCTTGATGTCCGTGCCTCCGGAATCCGGTAATTCTTTCACCGCTCTTTTAGAACTCCCGCCAAATCAAGCCGTCAAGCTCTTGCACACGCCGGAAAAACTCGCCGGAGAAGCTCAACAGCCAAAACTCTATCCTTACGCTCCTATTTTCCCGTCTAATCCTGCTTTAATTGACCGAGCTTCGAAATTCTCTGTTTTCGCGACGGAGAATTCGCCGGAGAGGAGTTCAATTCCGGCGAATTACGTGAAGCAGGAGCCTGTGGAGTCTGAATCGCATCGTAATTCGTCACCAGGAATGTCTGATTCAGTGGTTCCGAATAGTGATCAAAAGTCGAGTAAGCGGAAAGAGAGGGAAAAGAAG GCGAAAGCACCCTCGAAAAAGAGTAAAAATGCGGAGAATGACAAGGAGAAGCTCCCTTATGTTCACGTCCGAGCTCGTCGAGGCCAAGCTACAGATAGCCATAGCTTAGCTGAAAGA GCGAGGAGAGAGAAGATAAATGCTAGGATGAAGTTGCTCCAGGAACTGGTCCCAGGTTGCAACAAG ATTTCAGGTACAGCAATGGTATTGGACGAGATCATCAATCATGTACAATCTCTACAACGCCAAGTCGAG TTCTTATCGATGAGACTTGCTGCTGTAAATCCAAGAGTTGATATCAATCTAGATGGTCTCTTTGCCACAGAA GGTGGATCGATGATAGAAAGCAGCTTTCCAGGAGTTTGTATGCCAACGACCTGTATGGAAGGACAAGTCAATGGAAGCATCAACAGACAGCAATATCAACATTTATGGCCGTTTGACTTGCTCCATCAGCCTTCCTGGGTTAGGGAAGAAGACAACACTAACTTTGTTACGCCAGATAATTCACTTTTAAGCTATGATTCGGTGGCAAATTCAG CTTCTTTGCAATCAAACCAGCTGAAGATGGAGATGTGA
- the LOC108216857 gene encoding putative pentatricopeptide repeat-containing protein At3g13770, mitochondrial isoform X1: protein MNLKNIQKCTSLLNHSLHIFSSTSNTMIRKLTSYSLPPNSTNSKFAISNSNLKQALLEMAFQGTEMKFEGYDLLLNECVSQKGLIEGQRVQAHMIKTQYLPPVYLRNRLIVFYTKCECLEDARMVFDEIPERNVVSWTAMISGYSRRGYASEALVLFVEMLKSGIEPNEFTFATVLTSCSGVSGLLHGRQIHSHIIKLSFDAHVYVGSSLLDLYAKTGWIHEARVVFDGLPERDVVSCTAIISGYAQLGFDEEALKLFCQLQEEGMISNYVTYASVLTAISGLAAYEHGRQVHSHVLRFQLPSYAVLQNSLIDMYSKCGNLTYSRRIFDNMSERTVITWNTMLVGYSKHGRGQDAVKVFELMREENKVLPDKVTFLALLSACSHGGMENRGLEFFDEMVRGKTGVEPDIGHYGTVVDLLGRAGQIEKAFKFVKDMPFEPTGAIWGSLLGACSVHQNVDIGQYVGSQLLIIEPENAGNYVVLSNLLASAGRWNEVRVVRDMMMEKAITKEPGKSWIELDKTIHTFHADDRSHPQKEEVAEKVREMSVKVREAGYVPNLSCVLYDVDEEQKGKMLLGHSEKLALAFALMCTPQKRPIRVMKNLRICVDCHNFAKFVSKIYEREIYLRDKSRYHHIVDGVCSCGNYW, encoded by the exons ATGAACCtgaaaaacatacaaaaatgtACTTCACTCCTGAATCATTCTCTTCATATATTCTCTTCCACTTCGAACACAATGATCCGCAAACTAACCTCTTATTCCCTCCCGCCAAATTCAACAaactcaaaatttgcaatttctAACAGTAACCTAAAACAGGCCTTGTTAGAAATGGCCTTCCAGGGTACTGAAATGAAGTTTGAAGGCTATGATTTGCTGTTAAACGAGTGTGTAAGCCAAAAGGGTCTCATAGAAGGCCAGAGAGTCCAGGCCCACATGATCAAAACCCAGTATCTTCCACCTGTGTATCTCAGAAACAGGTTGATTGTTTTTTACACGAAGTGTGAGTGCCTGGAAGATGCCAGGatggtgtttgatgaaattccTGAGAGGAATGTTGTTTCTTGGACGGCTATGATATCGGGTTATTCGCGGAGAGGGTATGCCTCGGAAGCTCTTGTTCTTTTTGTAGAGATGTTAAAGTCAG GTATTGAACCTAATGAGTTTACATTTGCGACTGTTCTTACATCTTGCTCAGGAGTCTCCGGGCTCCTCCACGGGAGGCAAATCCATAGCCATATAATAAAGTTGAGTTTTGACGCCCATGTGTATGTTGGAAGCTCACTTCTTGACCTGTATGCCAAAACGGGTTGGATCCATGAAGCACGAGTGGTGTTTGATGGCTTGCCAGAGAGGGATGTTGTTTCTTGCACTGCTATCATTTCAGGCTATGCTCAGTTGGGTTTTGACGAAGAGGCTTTAAAGTTATTCTGTCAGTTGCAGGAAGAGGGAATGATCTCCAATTATGTAACGTATGCCAGTGTTTTGACTGCAATATCTGGTCTTGCTGCATATGAACATGGAAGGCAAGTTCACAGCCATGTACTTAGGTTTCAACTGCCATCCTACGCGGTTCTTCAGAATTCTTTGATTGATATGTATTCAAAATGTGGAAACCTCACATACTCAAGAAGGATATTCGATAACATGTCTGAAAGAACTGTCATAACATGGAATACGATGCTTGTAGGATATAGCAAACATGGAAGAGGACAGGATGCTGTTAAGGTTTTTGAATTAATGAGAGAAGAAAATAAAGTTTTGCCTGATAAAGTTACGTTTTTGGCTTTGTTATCTGCTTGTAGCCATGGAGGGATGGAAAATAGAGGACTAGAATTTTTTGATGAGATGGTGCGTGGAAAAACTGGCGTTGAGCCAGATATTGGACATTATGGGACTGTTGTTGATTTGCTTGGACGCGCTGGACAAATAGAAAAGGCATTTAAATTTGTAAAGGATATGCCATTTGAACCAACTGGTGCAATTTGGGGTTCACTCTTAGGTGCTTGTAGTGTTCACCAGAATGTTGACATTGGACAGTATGTTGGTAGTCAACTATTAATAATAGAACCTGAAAATGCTGGTAATTATGTAGTTCTTTCAAATCTGCTCGCATCCGCAGGAAGGTGGAATGAAGTAAGAGTGGTAAGGGATATGATGATGGAGAAGGCCATAACAAAGGAGCCAGGAAAGAGCTGGATTGAATTGGATAAAACCATTCACACTTTCCATGCAGATGATCGATCACATCCACAGAAGGAAGAGGTAGCAGAAAAGGTAAGAGAGATGTCAGTCAAGGTTAGGGAAGCTGGTTATGTCCCAAATCTGTCTTGTGTATTATATGATGTAGATGAGGAGCAGAAAGGGAAAATGCTGCTGGGGCATAGTGAAAAGCTGGCTTTGGCTTTTGCACTAATGTGTACCCCTCAAAAAAGGCCTATTCGAGTAATGAAAAATCTCCGCATCTGCGTTGATTGCCATAATTTTGCCAAATTTGTATCTAAAATTTATGAAAGAGAAATATATTTAAGGGATAAAAGCCGATATCATCATATTGTTGATGGTGTCTGTTCATGTGGAAACTATTGGTGA
- the LOC108219265 gene encoding actin-related protein 2/3 complex subunit 1A codes for MAATAAHQFAQCTTCHAWSPDHSMIAFCPNSNEVHIYRLLQEKWEKMHVLQKHDQIVSGIDWSISSNRIVTVSHDRNSYVWNQEGADWVPTLVILRINRAALCVQWSPRGNKFAVGSGAKTVCICYYEQENNWWVSKLIRKKHDSSVTSVAWHPNNILLATTSTDAKCRIFSTFIKGVDKRSSGAGSSSDAKFGEQIVQLDLSFGWAFGVKWSPSGKTLAYTGHNSVIHFVDDIGPSPSAQTVAFRDLPLRDVLFVSERMVIGVGYDCNPMVFAADERGIWSFIRFLTERKTASAGVKYGSQLSGAFGKLYGQSKYSTGNDTVQVSIPDGNVHENCINCIMPLNKAKDSTTMRFSTSGMDGKVVIWDLDNQLDLHEYI; via the exons ATGGCGGCAACAGCAGCTCATCAGTTCGCTCAGTGCACTACTTGTCACGCTTGGAGCCCTGATCATTCca TGATTGCGTTCTGCCCAAACAGTAATGAAGTACACATCTATAGATTATTACAAGAAAAGTGGGAGAAGATGCATGTTCTTCAAAAG CACGATCAAATTGTTTCTGGGATAGATTGGAGCATATCATCCAACAGAATCGTCACTGTATCTCATGATAGGAATTC ATATGTGTGGAACCAGGAAGGGGCAGATTGGGTTCCCACTCTTGTTATATTAAGGATAAACCGTGCTGCACTTTGTGTTCAGTGGAGTCCCAGAG GGAACAAATTTGCTGTTGGAAGTGGTGCCAAAACTGTTTGCATATGCTACTACGAGCAAGAAAATAACTG GTGGGTCAGCAAGCTTATAAGGAAAAAACACGACTCTTCTGTGACAAGCGTTGCTTGGCATCCTAATAAT ATTTTACTAGCTACTACATCTACTGATGCAAAGTGCCGAATATTTTCCACTTTCATAAAGGGTGTTGATAAGAG GAGTTCAGGAGCAGGGTCTTCATCGGATGCAAAATTTGGCGAG CAAATTGTTCAACTTGATCTTTCATTTGGCTGGGCATTTGGTGTCAAATGGTCaccaagtggcaaaaccttagCTTATACTG GTCATAATTCCGTTATCCACTTTGTGGATGACATTGGTCCTTCCCCTTCTGCCCAAACCGTAGCATTCCGTGATTTACCACTTCGTGAT GTATTATTTGTTTCTGAGAGAATGGTCATTGGTGTTGGATACGATTGCAATCCAATGGTATTTGCGGCAGATGAGAGAGGAATATG GAGCTTCATCAGGTTCCTTACTGAAAGGAAAACAGCATCTGCTGGTGTTAAATATGGTTCACAG CTGTCAGGAGCATTTGGGAAACTGTATGGACAATCGAAATACAGCACCGGCAATGATACTGTCCAAGTTTCTATTCCCGATGGAAATGTCCATGAAAACTGTATCAA TTGTATTATGCCACTCAATAAAGCTAAGGACTCTACAACAATGCGCTTTAGCACCTCAG GGATGGATGGAAAAGTTGTGATATGGGATTTGGACAACCAACTAGATCTGCATGAGTATATATAG
- the LOC108216857 gene encoding putative pentatricopeptide repeat-containing protein At3g13770, mitochondrial isoform X2 produces the protein MNLKNIQKCTSLLNHSLHIFSSTSNTMIRKLTSYSLPPNSTNSKFAISNSNLKQALLEMAFQGTEMKFEGYDLLLNECVSQKGLIEGQRVQAHMIKTQYLPPVYLRNRLIVFYTKCECLEDARMVFDEIPERNVVSWTAMISGYSRRGYASEALVLFVEMLKSGVSGLLHGRQIHSHIIKLSFDAHVYVGSSLLDLYAKTGWIHEARVVFDGLPERDVVSCTAIISGYAQLGFDEEALKLFCQLQEEGMISNYVTYASVLTAISGLAAYEHGRQVHSHVLRFQLPSYAVLQNSLIDMYSKCGNLTYSRRIFDNMSERTVITWNTMLVGYSKHGRGQDAVKVFELMREENKVLPDKVTFLALLSACSHGGMENRGLEFFDEMVRGKTGVEPDIGHYGTVVDLLGRAGQIEKAFKFVKDMPFEPTGAIWGSLLGACSVHQNVDIGQYVGSQLLIIEPENAGNYVVLSNLLASAGRWNEVRVVRDMMMEKAITKEPGKSWIELDKTIHTFHADDRSHPQKEEVAEKVREMSVKVREAGYVPNLSCVLYDVDEEQKGKMLLGHSEKLALAFALMCTPQKRPIRVMKNLRICVDCHNFAKFVSKIYEREIYLRDKSRYHHIVDGVCSCGNYW, from the exons ATGAACCtgaaaaacatacaaaaatgtACTTCACTCCTGAATCATTCTCTTCATATATTCTCTTCCACTTCGAACACAATGATCCGCAAACTAACCTCTTATTCCCTCCCGCCAAATTCAACAaactcaaaatttgcaatttctAACAGTAACCTAAAACAGGCCTTGTTAGAAATGGCCTTCCAGGGTACTGAAATGAAGTTTGAAGGCTATGATTTGCTGTTAAACGAGTGTGTAAGCCAAAAGGGTCTCATAGAAGGCCAGAGAGTCCAGGCCCACATGATCAAAACCCAGTATCTTCCACCTGTGTATCTCAGAAACAGGTTGATTGTTTTTTACACGAAGTGTGAGTGCCTGGAAGATGCCAGGatggtgtttgatgaaattccTGAGAGGAATGTTGTTTCTTGGACGGCTATGATATCGGGTTATTCGCGGAGAGGGTATGCCTCGGAAGCTCTTGTTCTTTTTGTAGAGATGTTAAAGTCAG GAGTCTCCGGGCTCCTCCACGGGAGGCAAATCCATAGCCATATAATAAAGTTGAGTTTTGACGCCCATGTGTATGTTGGAAGCTCACTTCTTGACCTGTATGCCAAAACGGGTTGGATCCATGAAGCACGAGTGGTGTTTGATGGCTTGCCAGAGAGGGATGTTGTTTCTTGCACTGCTATCATTTCAGGCTATGCTCAGTTGGGTTTTGACGAAGAGGCTTTAAAGTTATTCTGTCAGTTGCAGGAAGAGGGAATGATCTCCAATTATGTAACGTATGCCAGTGTTTTGACTGCAATATCTGGTCTTGCTGCATATGAACATGGAAGGCAAGTTCACAGCCATGTACTTAGGTTTCAACTGCCATCCTACGCGGTTCTTCAGAATTCTTTGATTGATATGTATTCAAAATGTGGAAACCTCACATACTCAAGAAGGATATTCGATAACATGTCTGAAAGAACTGTCATAACATGGAATACGATGCTTGTAGGATATAGCAAACATGGAAGAGGACAGGATGCTGTTAAGGTTTTTGAATTAATGAGAGAAGAAAATAAAGTTTTGCCTGATAAAGTTACGTTTTTGGCTTTGTTATCTGCTTGTAGCCATGGAGGGATGGAAAATAGAGGACTAGAATTTTTTGATGAGATGGTGCGTGGAAAAACTGGCGTTGAGCCAGATATTGGACATTATGGGACTGTTGTTGATTTGCTTGGACGCGCTGGACAAATAGAAAAGGCATTTAAATTTGTAAAGGATATGCCATTTGAACCAACTGGTGCAATTTGGGGTTCACTCTTAGGTGCTTGTAGTGTTCACCAGAATGTTGACATTGGACAGTATGTTGGTAGTCAACTATTAATAATAGAACCTGAAAATGCTGGTAATTATGTAGTTCTTTCAAATCTGCTCGCATCCGCAGGAAGGTGGAATGAAGTAAGAGTGGTAAGGGATATGATGATGGAGAAGGCCATAACAAAGGAGCCAGGAAAGAGCTGGATTGAATTGGATAAAACCATTCACACTTTCCATGCAGATGATCGATCACATCCACAGAAGGAAGAGGTAGCAGAAAAGGTAAGAGAGATGTCAGTCAAGGTTAGGGAAGCTGGTTATGTCCCAAATCTGTCTTGTGTATTATATGATGTAGATGAGGAGCAGAAAGGGAAAATGCTGCTGGGGCATAGTGAAAAGCTGGCTTTGGCTTTTGCACTAATGTGTACCCCTCAAAAAAGGCCTATTCGAGTAATGAAAAATCTCCGCATCTGCGTTGATTGCCATAATTTTGCCAAATTTGTATCTAAAATTTATGAAAGAGAAATATATTTAAGGGATAAAAGCCGATATCATCATATTGTTGATGGTGTCTGTTCATGTGGAAACTATTGGTGA
- the LOC108218950 gene encoding uncharacterized protein LOC108218950 — protein sequence MVEKDSKEAANRPPSNVVDRDPLEGKEEDEYSDTEMTNESLSSHGGSQIADDDKIERAPKVTKKPVRKEASNGVKGQKAPRAKPQWGANNSKVKATLNTPKKSTNLSRANSKEAAKMLSDNDSKNMKVHPNPSSEPSAGVGVAPLEDVKEADVSDEALNGARSTGSDDETSKQEDNEALNLKIEIMESRIEKLEEELREVAALEMSLYSVVPEHGSSAHKVHTPARRLSRLYIHACKHWAQDKRATVAKNTVSGLVMIAKACGNDVSRLTFWLSNTVVLREIITQTFGSSCQSTSLAKISESNGAGKKSDDKSLQLKWRATSGSSSKQLNKNFMEFIDDWQETRTFTASLEKVESWIFSRIVESIWWQTLTPNMQSPVVTSGKKSTGMQENNSVNLWRNAFHDAFKRLCPLRAGGHECGCLPVLTRMVMEQCVARLDVAMFNAILRESAHEIPTDPISDPIVDSKVLPIPAGDLSFKSGAQLKNSVGSWSRWLSDFFEMDVDDSLTEDQDSSVDDVTHGGDAELKCFHLLNALSDLLMLPKDMLMDRSVRTEVCPSIGLSLLKRILCNFTPDEFCPDPVPGAVLEALNAECVIERRVSGETSGGFPYSAAQVVYTPPSAVHVAEKIAEVGWKSKMSRNASSVQRKGYTSDEELEEMDSPLTSIVEKLPASPDENGNGNKSDQRGYSSTNTRFGLLREVWLA from the exons ATGGTTGAAAAAGATAGCAAGGAAGCTGCAAATCGTCCTCCCTCTAATGTTGTGGACAGAGATCCATTGGAGGGGAAGGAAGAAGATGAGTATTCCGATACGGAGATGACAAATGAATCGTTGTCCTCTCATGGAGGTTCACAGATAGCTGACGATGATAAGATTGAAAGGGCGCCTAAAGTTACAAAAAAGCCTGTTAGGAAGGAAGCTTCTAATGGCGTTAAAGGCCAAAAAGCACCAAGAGCAAAACCTCAGTGGGGAGCAAATAATTCAAAGGTTAAGGCAACGCTTAACACTCCAAAAAAATCCACTAACCTTAGTCGAGCAAATTCTAAAGAGGCTGCCAAAATGTTGTCTGATAATGATTCCAAGAACATGAAGGTTCATCCAAACCCTTCATCAGAACCCTCTGCAGGAGTTGGTGTCGCACCTCTTGAAGATGTGAAGGAAGCTGATGTCTCAGATGAGGCCTTAAATGGTGCTCGTAGTACTGGGAGCGATGATGAAACTAGCAAGCAAGAAGACAATGAGgctttgaatttaaaaattgaaataatggAAAGCAGAATTGAGAAACTTGAAGAGGAGCTCAGAGAAGTTGCTGCCCTAGAGATGTCTCTGTATTCTGTGGTACCAGAGCATGGTAGTTCAGCTCACAAGGTGCACACACCAGCTCGACGCCTTTCTAGGCTCTATATTCATGCTTGCAAACATTGGGCTCAAGATAAGAGGGCAACAGTTGCTAAAAACACTGTCTCGGGCCTTGTAATGATCGCAAAGGCTTGTGGTAATGATGTCTCAAG ATTAACTTTCTGGTTGTCAAACACTGTTGTACTGCGGGAAATCATCACTCAAACATTTGGCAGTTCTTGTCAGTCGACTTCGCTTGCCAAAATATCTGAGTCTAATGGAGCAGGCAAAAAAAGTGATGACAAGTCTTTGCAACTGAAATGGAGGGCCACTTCTGGTTCAAGCAGTAAACAACTAAATAAGAACTTTATGGAATTCATTGATGATTGGCAAGAAACAAGGACCTTTACGGCTTCGCTTGAGAAAGTTGAATCTTGGATTTTCTCCAGAATTGTTGAATCAATATGGTGGCAG ACTTTGACTCCTAACATGCAATCTCCAGTCGTGACCTCTGGAAAAAAGTCCACTGGCATGCAGGAGAATAATTCTGTCAATTTGTGGAGAAACGCATTTCATGATGCTTTTAAGAGACTCTGTCCTCTTCGAGCAGGGGGGCATGAATGTGGTTGCCTGCCAGTGTTGACAAGAATG GTAATGGAACAATGTGTAGCTAGACTTGATGTAGCCATGTTCAATGCCATTCTGCGTGAGTCAGCCCACGAGATTCCAACAGATCCTATATCAGATCCTATAGTTGATTCGAAAGTCTTACCTATTCCGGCGGGGGATCTGAGCTTTAAATCTGGTGCACAACTAAAGAATTCT GTTGGAAGTTGGTCCAGATGGCttagtgatttttttgaaatggATGTGGATGATTCTTTAACAGAAGATCAAGATAGCTCTGTAGATGATGTCACCCATGGAGGAGATGCTGAGCTGAAATGTTTTCATCTTTTAAACGCCTTGAGTGATCTTTTAATGCTACCAAAAGATATGCTTATGGACCGCTCAGTTAGAACAGAG GTGTGTCCATCAATTGGTCTTTCTTTGCTAAAGCGTATCCTCTGCAACTTCACTCCAGATGAGTTCTGCCCTGATCCAGTTCCAGGTGCTGTGTTGGAGGCACTAAATGCTGAG TGTGTCATAGAGCGTAGGGTGTCAGGAGAGACATCAGGGGGATTCCCATATTCTGCTGCTCAGGTTGTGTATACACCTCCTTCTGCAGTTCATGTTGCCGAAAAAATCGCAGAAGTAGGTTGGAAGTCGAAAATGAGCAGGAATGCATCCTCCGTACAGAGAAAAGGATATACAAGTGACGAGGAGCTGGAAGAAATGGATTCTCCTTTAACATCTATAGTTGAGAAATTGCCTGCATCTCCAGATGAAAATGGGAATGGAAACAAGTCGGATCAAAGAGGTTATAGTTCTACAAACACAAGGTTTGGCCTTCTCCGCGAGGTCTGGTTAGCCTGA